Within Planococcus citri chromosome 2, ihPlaCitr1.1, whole genome shotgun sequence, the genomic segment atattgaaatccaaaattaaaaactcacaatttttttttagctttttgacCTTTGAAATTAGATTTACAAAATTAAGATGTTTCGATTTCGCTGGAGTGAAAGGTTCAGAAACTTACAATTTGCGgggtgcaaaaaaatcattttcaatataagaaGGTTCAACACCAAAATGTTGTgctttttagtatttttgaatgaaattctgCACATTCTTTTCGttattttggactttttttttgttgtttataattgcaggattattacacccggGGAGAGAGGGGTTTAGATTTGATTTATTAGGTTGGTGCttttttagtagggttatgaatttttagatttcagaAAGGTTGTCTGCAGGGATAGTCATTGAATTTGcgtctatttggagagatagtcttgtttgctgtaatttaggacaggtgaatagtgaatgttggatggatgtaggttcattttcacagaattgacagaggggttttggaattttttgatagagatggttgtgtgtgattttagagtgaccttttcttagacgggttataattatttcttctcttctgcTTAAGTGATTACGGTTCTTCCaggggtagattgtttttttgtgttgaaagagtttatttgatgtctgtgatgaccagaagttttgccatttagagtaggtaagtattttgtgtaaagaaggattttatatcgtcaggggtaaaaattatgaatggtgggggggggggggttagtggctgattttgcataggtgtcaataatttcatttccttcaatgccgAAATGACTAGGAGTACACATAAGGTGGATGGtgtggttcaaattttggagatctagcagaattttgtgaatattttgaacaatagggtgatctgaaaaaatgttttgtatggaGATCAAGAAGCTAAGAGAGTCACTCTGtgttaaaaagtttttgttttcaagctgtGTGGCGGATAAGTTCAAAAAACAATGGTGAATCGCAAGAAGTTCGGCAGTATATATTGAAGAGacctcatgaattttaaaattgaaattttttcattcattgagAAAGCATATCCAGTATGTAAGTTAGTGATGTGATTTTAGAATCATCAGTAaagcataaattgaattctgtgtaGTTTGAATGAGTTCCAGATAATGGCTTTTGATTTCTAATGGAGAATGGtttctttttggataatttctcagttgaaaatcgatttgtagaagttttaatatttcttaaattttcagagttaatttttcattcttgaaaatttttgaaaaattacccagtagaattcgaaaattcgaattttctgaGCAAAGTGAAAgcaaaagcattgaaaaaattgataggtaattcgaaaagtaaaataactgatgcaaaaatgttgattttcatagcttcaacattttaaatttaaagataggtttcaggaaattataatattttttaaaatagcaaTAAATGCTCGAGCGagctcaaaaattaataattttttaaaagtaaaacaagattattttcgatgtgagaagtcaatttttcaaccctctaATTTTgttcagagaaaagaaaaggaaaatgatgaagcttgagcaaagcgagggcaaaaactgaTGAAGAATTGATGGTTCGAAACGTATAATattagaaaattattgtttccgAATTGACGGTGAAAAATGGGACATATTTTGATATTCTagcaaaagttgggattttctggcaattttgaataaaattcgttGGAGAGacctttttttaatgttgaataatttcaagtaaaataacattatttttgatatgaGAAGTCATTTTTCTACTCTTGGACTTTGGACGGAGAACAGAAAAGAAAGTTAATATAGGTAGCTCGAGCGAAAATCTTAGAAAATgtatacctaattcaaaaagGTAAGAACCCATGgttattttttggtacctaatgcTTCGATTTTCTCTGCACTTTGCTTACACAATTTCTTcctatttcacaattttttccaaaaattttcgacttatgcctaaatttttctgttgaGTGGTGAGAGGGGAGACCACACCTCTTCCACCGTACGGTTTGCTtccaggaggggggggggggtcatgaaAAGTGAGCATAACAGGATATCACAAACAAGCACCAATCGCGTTTATTCActctaaagttgattttaacaattttttatggcTTTTTTTGGAACCTGCAGTTTCCAAAATataactggaggctccagaatggcttaaaACTATCCTTAATGGACTCGAAATATAGAAATCACGATAAGTACCTGTGTTgtcaaagtaaattttagctttccaacttcacaacgtaaaattttattggaattcCAACATCCAAAAATCTTTTAAAGGCttcatttaatttaaaaaaagtttaattaataatcaaaaatttcaaatttgtttttataaaaaatcaattttaaaaaattaatttaattaacatAGTCATTTTCAGAATTGCTCCAAACAATTCGAAATATTTCTCATTTGGTTCAGGGAATGAAAATAGGGTTCGTGCCAACCGATTTacgtaccaaatttcaactttctgaaTCGATTTGTTGACGATTTGATTGTTTcctattttttgtcaagaattttattctcaaaaattcactaagaattaaaaaatgtacttagtgaagcttcctttatagtggcaaTAAGCTGgtaatagaaaatttctacagaaaatcgtggaattttttcaaactcaattttatgcacttttgaacctctaaacttgtaaaataataacatttcttataaattctgatgattattcactttgatgaaaacttttcaatcttcatctcattcatcacttttctatggaaaagttaaaaaattttgacttttccatagaaaattgataaaattccacagCCAGTGTAAATGCTTCCATTTGAATCTACACATTTgacttttctgtagaaaaattccatgGCCGTGCTATAAAGGAAGCTTTAGCTACGCAGTTACGgggtatctaaaaaaaattaggtttttctgtaggatttttttttttactgagttTTGTGACCTACCTACTgttgcaataattttcaaattgtttcagTGTTGTTGTGAAGATAAATTCCAAACCTACAAATATCGAGCTTGGCAAATCGATTTATGCTTGTGTAGTTTGGGTTGCTATTCACCATAACCAGGCGAAAGATAACACGACGAAAGCAAAACTATTGCTAATAAGCCATACCTATAAATATGCTggaaactcccccccccctacctgaaaaattaagaattttgcCCCTGGATTTTTGGAACTCCCTCTCCTTCGACCCCCCTCCCCTGTCCtcaccaagattttttcaactagTTGGGTAGGGAAAATAAAGCtgtcaaataaaaaaacttgattttcatagcaccaatagtatattacacaacgagggccgaaaaaatcactttttctccgagtttaatgaagtaatttttcctgaacgagggtggaaagtacttatttttacatccgagcgattctcgcgaggttggaaaagtagtacttttcaaccctagataggaaaaattattttcaaattttaaaaatttccaggaaattacatgagtaggtatctataggtaggtaattatgtgactgttgatttaaaaaaaaaaaaaaaaaaaaaaaagaagataaagAGAAAAGGTCCGAGataagcgagggcaaaagctttctaaaattcacaattcttcagaAGTGAAACAACAACTGTGAAAAGTGAACTTTTTCACCCTCCAAATTCGATTCgagaaaagaaaatagaaattcgCTCGgacgaaagctgtgaaaaatgaaaaagtgataataaaatataaaaaaacaccatttttgataatgtaggtacttagataAAAACTTggttttcataatttgaaaatttttaaattttggatttccaacttcacttgatgaaattttgtggaaatttcaagtttcaaaaatctgctgaagaccccaggactgctcaaaacggttttaaatAGTTTCCAATTAATTTAGCAGGTCAACAATAGggtatattcaaaatttcagctatctaactcaatctggtaaaattttgatttttttctcatttttggcttacctaaatttgattttttaaattttctcaaaaatcagagAATGCACTTTAGTATTCGAAATTTTGgtaggtgatgaatttttgcatgctctttcgatctagctttgaccAACTggttcagaaaattttgtatgagccttagtttttgttttttttggaaagtttgctttaaaatgatcGGAGGGAGGGGTACAATTAACTCCACAAATACCATATTTCGGACTATTAAGAATTGgcatatttttcattcgtttagATCACTCTCACAATAATTTTCCCCTCGTAATTGGAGAAATaaaccgaaataaaattatattgttATTAAAACTCAAACTCATATTATTCAGAACACAATAAaccaccaacaacaacaacaacaaaaaatatgacaatCCATTAACGAAAGTAAATCACATTCATAGAGTACATACGAGAAATTAATTACACCACGTTATATGTATACGACCAAGTGCTCGCAGGGCTGGCGAAAATTTCCAttataaaataaacaaacaaaaacctCGAACCGGGTTAGTAATTTATTATCGAGAGGGCATACACGACGACTAACTATACGACTACGTATAATATTACCAATCCGAATATTCAAATTGGTCATAAAAATTATCGCgcttcttgaaaataattttcgccATCGCCATCGGTGAACATTGAACACCATCGAACGTGTGCATTGGAAATAACACAGCTATAGCCTGTGGCAGGGGTGTCGCGGATTCGcggttattaattatatttggctatgtttttgttatatttaaagTTCGCGATCTCGATAATATTCGGCTGCTAGGCCCAGTAAGCATGCTGTGACATTAATATCAcagtgatgtaattttgtgatgTGTATAGGACATTACAAAGTAATATTTCTGTGACATTTTTGCGACATTGCTTtggaatggaaaaagaaatatttggcTGCAAATGCTGCaatgtctcaaaaatataactttgatgATATCACATAGACATCACTAAAAGATATTACAGTGACATTTCTGCCTCAAACTATACCATTTTTACTTCTCGCAGATAAAGTATGTTGACAATTAGTATATAAGGAAGATACTGCCTCATACGAATTTGCCCTCCTTAATGATGGGCGCTGGAGACTTTGCCGAATGTGGCGGAGTCAACAGCCTCAAATCTCAACTCCAAACTTCTGGAGTTGagagaagagaatatttttgcagaaaatacatcttattattttcacaattcaaATGAACCCCAGTAATCGGTATTTCAACGACATTCAATgggaatattttagaaatatttacaTCAATATTGCATAGACATTTCCTGGTGACATATCTGTGACATTCTGtgacattaaaaaatgtcaCTGGGCCCTTCTGAGTGATGTCTGTGAGACCATTTTGATGGGTACATTTTATATCACCAGTTAATCTCAGAGACATCACAAAGTGATATTACACATCTCCGCGGTGATATTATGTGATGTCACTGTGACATTCCAATGCTTACTGGGGGTTTGTTATcttgaagattcaaaagtttttgttattgtttttattcgaaaataaatagagtACGAAAAGGGTTCGTATTGAAGCGATTAAATCAATCGCCCTTATTGTTGAATTTCCTTTTTCGTTATGGTAGCAGGCTGATCCTAAATAATCGTTCGTTTCGTCCTCCGAATTCGttggtaaattccaaaaatgccgGAAACCAGCGAAAATGCAGAAAAGCTAAAAGCGTTATCCACCCGAAAGTCCAGACTTCGTTCTTCACTGACTAGAAGTATGTCATACGTAAGTGAAAAGCTGGCGACGGCAGATTTTAACGAAGTTAAAGTGAAATTGACAATGGTCGAAGAtatatataaaaattatcttGCTTTACTTGACGAATTTGACAACTTCGAAGTTCCGGATCTGGACCCTTTCATAGAAAAATTCGAAGATGACTACATCGCCATTAAAGGTAAATTAGAAAACAGtatcgaaaaattctctaatAGCAGTGCAGTTCCAGGTTTTAAAAGACAGTGTACAACTGAATCTGGTGGTAGCGGTAGTTGTTGTTCTTCTTCAAAAGCTACGATTAAGTTACCAAAGTTGGAGTTGAAGAAATATGGTGGTAATCTACTTGAATTCGAATCGTTTTGGTCTTCGTTCAACTCAGCTGTACATAATACTGATTTAGAAGCAACTGATAAATTTACGTACTTGAGAAATAACCTGGTAGGCGAAGCTGAATTATTGTTGAAAGGTATGGGTACCACTGCTGCAAACTATCCGATCGCATacgaaatggtaaaaaagaagtttggtaataaaaagaaattaattgatttattatatgataatttaacgaaaattccaaaaagtaacaaatggactaaaaatttgcgaaatactTACGATAATATTGAATCGAATTTACATGCTTTAGAAGGTGTaggtgaaaatattcaaaacaacaCCATACTGTATTCGATGATTATGAAGAAGTTTCCGTTTGATATAATTATGAAAGCCGATTTGGATGTTGCAAGTAACGATTTATCCGAATTGAGGCAGAAAGTTGGCGAATTGATATGGAAACAAGAGCAGTATTGTGGTACTAATTGGAGTGAGTCATCCGATAATAATTCtaataaaaaagattttttcaaaggtactaCAGAGAGCTTGATAACTGGTGATAGAAAACCAagtaaaaaatgtatctattgCGGTGAAACGTCACATTATTCCGATGAATGCAGCAAAATAACGACATTGGAAGACAGAAGAAAGAAATTAAATGGTCGTTGCATCATTTGTTTGAATCCTGGTCATCTCGCTAAAGACTGTACGGTAAACAAACCATGTGTACATTGTAAAAAACGTCGTAGTCATCATCGTAGTTtatgtattaaattattttcgaaagaaGTTAGTAATCCTGAACCAACTGAATCTTTACTAATGAAAGATCAAGAAGGTAACCTGTTAGCAGCCACAATCAACGTTGGTAATGAAAGTCGTGTTCAGAAAGTTACCTCAATTTTGGATAGCGGTTCAAGAAGATCGTACATTACTACGAGGTTGGccgataaattaaaattgaagccTCTTCATTATGAAACGATTAGAATTTCTACGATTTGTTCCGAAGCTCCtcgagaaatttcaaccaaGGTCGTTAGtttagatatttttacaaatgatggtgaaaaaataaaaatcactgcaAATACGATACCTAAAATTATTAATCGAATAAATCACCACGATATTAAGTTAGATTCCAGATTCAAGAAATTCAAGCTCgctgaagttgataaaaatcttgtACCTGAACTCCTGATTGGAAATGACTACATGTTCGATTTTATGGTCATGGAAAAAGTAATTATTGATGATTCAACTTCGTTaatcaattcgaaatttggATGGCTGGTTGTTGGTCGAATCGATAAAAACCACGAAACTCCAGTTTTCTTCTCCGAGATTGAAATGGTAGAAAACCTATGGAAATTAGATGCGATTGGGATAGATGATTCAACCTCAGTGGAGGATATTGGCGATGAACTTGCGGTAAAAAGTTTTTATGATAATATAGAATTGATAGATAATCGTTATGAAGTAGCTTGGCCCTGGAAAGAGTACCCTCCTGATTTAAAATCGAACAAAGGGCTCGCCTACGGTCGTTTGAAATCTCAGAtgagaaaattcgaaaagaacAAAGAATTATTCGACGAATATGACAAAGTGAT encodes:
- the LOC135833640 gene encoding uncharacterized protein LOC135833640 encodes the protein MPETSENAEKLKALSTRKSRLRSSLTRSMSYVSEKLATADFNEVKVKLTMVEDIYKNYLALLDEFDNFEVPDLDPFIEKFEDDYIAIKGKLENSIEKFSNSSAVPGFKRQCTTESGGSGSCCSSSKATIKLPKLELKKYGGNLLEFESFWSSFNSAVHNTDLEATDKFTYLRNNLVGEAELLLKGMGTTAANYPIAYEMVKKKFGNKKKLIDLLYDNLTKIPKSNKWTKNLRNTYDNIESNLHALEGVGENIQNNTILYSMIMKKFPFDIIMKADLDVASNDLSELRQKVGELIWKQEQYCGTNWSESSDNNSNKKDFFKGTTESLITGDRKPSKKCIYCGETSHYSDECSKITTLEDRRKKLNGRCIICLNPGHLAKDCTVNKPCVHCKKRRSHHRSLCIKLFSKEVSNPEPTESLLMKDQEGNLLAATINVGNESRVQKVTSILDSGSRRSYITTRLADKLKLKPLHYETIRISTICSEAPREISTKVVSLDIFTNDGEKIKITANTIPKIINRINHHDIKLDSRFKKFKLAEVDKNLVPELLIGNDYMFDFMVMEKVIIDDSTSLINSKFGWLVVGRIDKNHETPVFFSEIEMVENLWKLDAIGIDDSTSVEDIGDELAVKSFYDNIELIDNRYEVAWPWKEYPPDLKSNKGLAYGRLKSQMRKFEKNKELFDEYDKVIKYQESQGIIERVNESINDKEDLVHYLAHHEVLTPERIVKKIDKSFNYRYVPSAENPADIASRGAEVQDLNSFWWEGPTWLKEMEVAWPKAMNLQFESEPEPEPEPVLISNNTAVIQPPFKIDCTQFKTLNYLLDATLSYMKNVDSNNIVQKTEEAFNQWIIYIQNKNYPDISQPNALGLKRDSQNIIRCHGRLVESCLDDNAKFPILLPEKEFFTRLLIEKIHIDNYHVGVSHTLSELRKNFWIPKGRSTVYYVLKKCANCKYYDGGPYKYPAIPPLPEFRVNQSSPFSCCGIDTFGPLYVSDNSVQKKVFVSIFVCMITRAIHLELLENMTTQEFLLAFRNFIALRTIPKFVISDNAPQFKITKSVFENLWKQIISDNDVIDFCKNNSIEWKLLPEYAPWHGGFYERLIGIVKMSLKKTIFNCIITENQLRTVLYEVTSVINSRPIVYVGENDSNVLTPNDLMNSKFDFIPDIDNVKNIKRDVIVNLWKRSNNIINQFWNVWKFQYLTSLRERNISIKQKKNVVDLVPKVGDIVLIEGDKKFCPRGEWKVGKVINVNVSSDSNVRSAIVETKNSKLTRPINKLYPLETS